Part of the Choloepus didactylus isolate mChoDid1 chromosome 27, mChoDid1.pri, whole genome shotgun sequence genome is shown below.
AAACGGGTTTATTCTTAGCAttcttattgtggtaacatatatacaatgtgaaatttcccattttaaccattttcatctTTACAATTCAATGGTATCGATTACATGCACAATATtttgctactgtcaccaccatccattcccaaatcTTCCTGAGGTCTATTCCTGAAGTTTCATTTTCCCCTAGCTTACAAGAAAGGGGAACGTCCCTCCCACAGCTCCCTTATCCCTGAACATACAGTGATGCTGCTTCATGTCTGAGTTTAATTTGTAAACTCAACTTTAATATTCCAGTCCACTAATTAGCATAAATGATTAGATCTTCCATCACCAAAAAATGGGAAATGGATAGAAAACATGAATCTGTGTCTACTCCATTGTTTTGTTTCCACCTGTAGTATGGTGTGAGGTTTTGCTGAAATGGGTTGCTCTCCTGTTTAAAATACCTATATTTAACTTATCATGACCCTTAGATATAAACTGGACTTTCATCTGTTTCTCAAAGCTTAAGAAATAATAGTATTTGAAAATAAAGGTTAATAGTACTTCTCTCGTGGGGTTATTACAAAGTCGAGTGGTTTAACACCTCTAAAGGGTTTAGGATGGTACACTGCATGTAGCAGACACTTTCTCAACACCACCCACAGTGGTCACTTCTAACACAGGAAGAAACACTGCAGAGAGAGAGCATACTGGTCCctactgtttatttttccctctgggtttttaaaaaaaggtaatttgTGCAATTTTGTCAAACTCTTGCTGCCTGTGGGATTTCACTGCACAGAGGGCTCTGGGAATGGTTGGGAGAAACAGTGTCTGCCCAGATCGTGGGACAAGAAGGAGGAAACCCCAAGGTGACCGCTCAGTTCCTTGGGTGTCAAATGGAAGCTTATGTTTTGGCTCTGCTTTTTACCAGCTGTGACCCAGGCAAGAGGCTCCTCTTCTTCTTTGGGATTTGGTTTGTCCTTATTGGCAAACTGGGGAAGAAAATAATCCCTACCTTATGGGTTGGTGGTGAAGATAGAGTTGATGGGCACAGAGCCCGATGCTCCAGGACACCAGAGATGGCAGCTCTAACCACAAGCCTGGGTTCTCTGGGATCTCAGCATTGGCTTTAAAGTATTAAGgaaaatgaatgtgaaaaaaatattggATGAAAGAAATTGGAATACCAAGAGAGTGGAAGCCAGAGAAAAGTAGTATAAGAAGTTATTCTTTAATGACCCTAAGTAAATAGTGTATTGGATATAATAGCCCAGTTTATGTAGCTGACTTTGGGTACTTTTGGCAGTTCAACACCACTTCTGACAATTGCAAAAACCAAACATCAGCTCAAAAAGTGGGTTACGAGCAAGGCCACTGGAGCAGGGTCTCTAACAGAACTTTCTGTAGTGATGGAGAGGTCctttatctgtgttttcttaCATGGTAGTTACTAACCACATGGCTATCAAATGGTTGGCACATGAATAGAGCAACTGAGGACATGAATCTTaaattctgtttaattttcattaatttaaatctAAATAGCAACATGGAGCTAGTAGCTCCTCTGTTGGACAGTACAGTGGACCTCACTTAATCAGATGTAAACTAAACGTCTATGTGCCAAGTAGGACTGAGTTTTATTTTCTAGGACATAACAAGCAAAATTTCCAGgtgtatctgaaaaaaaaaaaaaatctctagatGTAGCAACAATCCCCTGGAATTGAAAAACCTTTTGCCTTCTTTAGAATACTCCCAGGCGATCCAACAACATGCATGTTAAGTCAAAATTAAAGATAACTTGGAGCTGAGTTGTCCAGTGTGGTAGCCATAGCCATGTGTAGCTATTGAGCAACTGATGTGTAACTAGTACGACACAGgaattttgtgtttaatttttaatgttaaatagCCACTCACGGcttgtggctaccatattggatggCATATGCTGGAGAATCAGCCATAGCTTGATAACGGCCCAAACTTGGATAAGTGATTTAGCCTTTCTAAATCTGTCCCCTTATTTATCAATAAGGTTAACAATAGTGTCTGTCCTACCACATAGACCTGCTTTGAGGACTGCCAGGTAGGCGTGGAAAGGTATTTGTGTTCCTGGCACAACTCGGTGAACTTAGTGAGTGGTCACCCTGATCGTTACCTCTTCATCCCCCTTCTCCCTCCATAGGGAAAGTTATCAGTAAGAAAGCGACACCCCTTGGTGCTGTTCGGTGTTAGGGATGGGGAACTACTGCCCTGTGTTTCCACCTGGAAGAATTTCTGCTGGAAGAATGCCCAGGATGCTCCCGAACCCTCACGCCCCCTTCTCCCCGGAGCAGGAAGGAGCTGCAGGATGGCTCAGTTTGGATGAAGGCTCCCCTGTGATTCAGCCTGCGCCCAGCTGCGTGTGTCTGCTCCGTACTTTGCATTAACGAGTCTGTCCCCACGAAGGAGACTTGGTGTGACCATCTCTTTCAGTAACTGGGAGGGTAAATCTCTCCCACCCAGGTTGTGGAGTAATAAGCCCACTTGGACACACCTAAGCCTCACGCTCCAGGAGGCTGGCTGGAAAAGCCCTGTCAACCAGAAAAGCCGTGAGAGATTCCCGTCCGGCTGACTCCTGCTTCCAGCAGACAGGAGTGATTTATTGGCCTCCCTTAAGCCCCGCTGTTGGGGTACTCCGTGGAGGTCACTCCTCCCGACAGAACCCTTGGCTTATATGTCAGCGAGCTCCCCTCCATCTCTCGGACGATGTCAGCTGAGAGAAGACAGCCCTGGTGAAAGGCAGTGGCTGAACTCACGCCAGCTTCTGCAGGTTGCACGTTGGGTACTTCAGAGCCTCACAGAGGGGCCGGAGCCCCTTGTCCGTCACGTTATTTCCTGTCAGGCTGAGGGACTTCAGGCTGGTGCACACGACAAGGGCTCTGGAGATCATCAGACAGCAGGTGTGTGTCAGTCCACAGGAATTCAGCCTGCAGAGAGAGGAAAGATGAAGCCGTCCGCAGCCTCACTGCCCCCTCCTGCGGCCTCCAGGCTCCCCCCGGGCAATCCACTTCCCCGGCTCCTGCGCTCCAGCCACCGGCGCATCTTTCCAGCCCCTGGACACTGCCTGCTCCTGCCTCAGGGAACGAGCATTTGCTTTTCCTTCAGTCTGCAAAGTCCTCTCTCCATTCTTCTCCCACCCTGCTCTGCACATGGCTTGTTTCTTACCTTCATGCAGGTCTTGAATGCCCCCTCTTTGGAATAAGCTGATCTCACCATCCTACATAAACAGTGTTTCCCCTTGTGAGCTCTATTCCCTTCTGTCTGACATTTTATTCATCTCATTCACCAGCTGATGTTCCATCcatgtatgtttgtatttgtttgttgTCCTCTTCCCTAGATGGGAATCTCCGTGAGGGACCCAGCTTGCCTCGTTCCCCGCTGAATCTTCAGCACCTACAATAGTGCCTGGTATGCAGTAGGCGCTCAAACGTGCTGAAAGGTACAACCTCTCAGGAGAACCAGCAGTATTTACTAAAGCTGAATGAGCATCTACTCCACGACCCAGAAATTCTACCTCTAAGTATATTCCCATGATCGGATACGTCACTTAACCTACATTAAGAAAGCCCCTTACcatctctgtgactcagtttacCACCTGGCAATGGCCGACTGTGCCTGTGAGGCTCAGAGGAGTTAACACCCACGAAGCCCCCGGAGCAATGCCTGGTTGTGGGACCCTCCTCTTGCGTCTTCCTGGACGCACTTCCCAGCGTGTCCTGCCGTGGCTTGGTCATGCAACCAGCTTCTAGCTGAGAGAACGTGCTGCGAAGCTGGGTCTCACCACTGCCGGGAGGATGTCAAACCTCCACGCATCTACCAGCTCTCCCTACTTCTGGAAGCTGGTGCTGGGGCAGACCTCCATGGAGCTTGGGAGGCATAAGAACCCTCCCCACCACTGGAATCCCCCTTGGATTGTTCAGGCAAgaaacttctatttttttctgagctATCATACACACCTGGGTCTGTTTTTCACAGGACCTAATACAGCAGCACATGGAAAACAATGAGTATTAATTACTGGCTGTGTTGAATTTCAGAATTTTAGACTCGTGGCATGTGTGTGCACGCTGGTGGGCACATAGTGTACACGCACAAGTGTATAAGAGTGTGTTTGTCTCCCCATGCCAAGCTCGTGAGTGCACCTGGAGCAGGAGCTTCATCTCATTCACCAGTGCGTCCCCAGAACTGATCTCTCTATTATACACATAACCGAAGAGCCGTATCTGCTGTTGAATGAAAGCCACAGTGTGGCCCGATCTATCTTTCAGAGTCACCCTCAGTTTAGAGAGGGAGTTAGCCCATCCCAGCCGTCCATCCATTGATAACTATTTGGGAGCATAATCTGAGCCAGGAGCTGGGAACACAACAGTTCTACGTTCTGGGAACACGGCAGCGAATGGGGCGGACCAACCCCCATGAGCTGCCAGAAGGTGAGCTCGTTATGATTCCAGAAGATGGGCTGTCTCGGCCCACCGTGCGACTGTGGGACAGCTACGCTGTGGAAGGCTGCTCAGCAATAAAGCGGAGCAAACTGGGATGGTGCTCAAAGGCACAcgctgaataaaaaaaaagccagtttcaAAAGGTCACAAAGCATACCATTCCGTTTTTATAATGATCtcaaaatgaaagaatgagaggTGGGGAATGTTATAAAGAGGTGGGAAAGACACCAGTGATTAGTGCTGGTGGGGCGAGGAGGGCATTTGACGATGAAGGGGCAGCACGAGGGTGATGGGATAGTTCTGCGTCAGGATGACAGTGGTGGTGACAAGAATCTCACGTGCAATAAAATGATGGAAAGAAACCTACACGCTGTACCAACGTCAATGTTCTGATTTTTATATCGTACTATAGCTCTTGTAAGATGTAACCACCGGAAAAAGTGCCTGAAGGGTACACGGGGACCTCTCCGTACTATTTTTGAAATGctctgtgaatctataattatttcaaaataaaagttagaaacagaaaaaccccCAATGACAACCACAAAGACAGCCAGGATTTACCTCAAAGACTCCAGGAAGCAGTTTCGGTGTTTTAGAGCCGCACACGCAGCCTCCACGTCTCCGTCTTTCAGGCAAGTGCCTTCCAGGTTGAGGAGTTTTAGATTGCGGTTGGTGATGAGAATAGCCCAGAGATGCTGGAGACCAAGGGCGATCTGTGCATCTTTAAGGCTgcagaagagaatgaaaacaagCGACGAATTAGCTGCTGTGACACGTAGTTGTATCCTAACTTTTCCACCCCACCCTTCTCCCATTCCAAATCTCAAATCTATAATTATTTGCCTTTATTTAACTTTAAAGCAATGAATATTTGGGCATCCGTGATGCACCAGGCACTGTGGGTAGGTTACAAACAATACTAACCATTTAACAATCCCTGACACTGTGGGGCTTAATATAATGAGGGAGACATTTGACAAAAGGTTGAGCAAAACAATTAtgcttaaaaatgaaatactacatattctttaaaattggatagacaaaaaattgaaagcagggacttgagcagatacCTGTAtcccaatattcatagcagcagtattcacaatagccaaaatgtggaagaacCTAAGTGTCcacagcagatgaatggataaacaatgcaTTATATACGCACAGcgggatattattcagccgtagAAAGGAAcaaggttctgatacatgtgacaacctgGATGAGCCCTgaggacatcatgctgagtgagaGATGCTGGATACTAAAGGGACAGTATCGTATGAcctcacttatgtgaaataagtagaatatgcaaattcagagatgGGAAAtagattacagattaccagggcAAGGTGTGGGGAGCaatagggagtgactgcttaatggagCTTCTATTTGGGGTGTCGGCTTTGGTgaggtggtgacggtagcacatcgtgaatgtaattaataacactgaattgtatacttgaaagggGTTTAAAATTGGAGATTGAGTTGTAtgtatgttgccacaataaaattttttttaaaatgggataaAACTACATGCAGATAATCAAGTCTAAgtacaaaaaagaaatcaaatgtcaGAATAATATGTATAATGTGATACCATtcatataaaaattcatttatctaTACCAATATATGCTTATAATTTCATGGAAAATTTATGGAAAGTTACAAGATGTGAAAGTGGTTAACCAGGGAAACAGGAAGGTGAGGAGGAGTCTGGGGACTTACTCTGAGCCCTCTGCACTTCTTCAATCTCTTTGCCATTATCATGTGTTGTCACTGTGTTAAAATACAGTAATGGCATGGACTGAAGCCAATTACACTGTACGATGAGAGCTTAAAACAGGGGCATGAGTAGTGTGGATGTCAGGGAGGACTTCCCAAGAAAAGACGACACCTGAAAGGGTAGTTAAGGGTGGTGTAGGACCAAAGGCGAGCAGCGGGTTATTCTGGGATCTTCTTGGCACAGCCCAGTTTCGGGAAGCTGCTTGGAGAAGAGACGGatgaggtggggagaggaagagatCTGCAAACAAGAACTTGACTTGCCCCTGTCTTAGATGTCCCATGAGCTGTGCTTGATCTACCTTTGTCTGAAGTGGAACTAGCACTTAATCCTCTACACCAGGTACTTAGTGCAGTGCCCCAAGAATTTACTAGGCACTCAAACTATTTTTTTACCTTATTAATTAGCCTAAAAGCATTAAGGGTGATGTAAAATGGTCCCCTAAATCACGCACTTTGATTTTGCCATTGCCTCATGCTTACCATTTGCCTGACTTGAGCTCCTCTCACCTTTTCCCTACTAactaactcctactcatccttcaagacccagatAAGAGAAGCCATCTCCATACTTCCTACACAACGTCTGTAGTCACCCCCTACTCTGAACTTTTGGGAATTGGGTTCCTATCCTTTTCAAAGCACTTATAAAAATACTGCAGTGGGGTTACAGAGGGTCCTTCTCTTGGCAGCCGTGGGAGGGCCGCAGTGGGGGGAGGGCCGCGGGGGAGGGGGGCCCaagtgggaggggtgggggggaggagggggagggccCGACACAGCCCCCCGGGCAGCCTCACATGAGGGTCTCTATTTTGCAGGTCGGGTGCCTCAGCTTGGCGCAGAGACTCTTCATGGCCCACTCGCTCAGGACGCTGCAGCTCAGGTCCAGGAGCCTCAGGTTCACCAGGGAGCTGAGCACGGAGCAGAGCCTCCTCCACCACTCAGCCACGGCGATCCTCCCCTGCGGGCTGCATCGGAGGGAGAAACAAACACGTGCGTCCACGGGACGGATTTTAACACAGGAAACTGCCGCAGCAACGTCGGAGGAGGGAAACCAGCCGAAGGCAAGACAGGGATGTAGCTTCAGGGGCTCCAAAACGAACCTCACGGGCAACACCTTGTGCTTTGCCTGTCTGCCTTCATATCCTCCTTCCTGCCCCAAAATTTCAACACCCAAGGGGCAAAACCAGAGAGTTTAGGAGCCACCAGACTGTGCATCAGATTTGGCTTTAAATACTGGCTCCCGGCTGGAATGGCTCACAGAACTTACTTTACACCAGTGCTACTCAACTGGGTGCAATCCTCTAGGGGACATTTGGTAATATCTGGGGACATTTTCTGTGGCAAGGCTGGGTTGAGTCATGCCACCAGGATGCAGCTAAACCTCCTGCAAACACAGGACAAATCCCACCCGTCTCCCCGGAAAACAGAATCATCCAGCCCAAATTGGCAGGAGTGCTAAGGTAGAGAAACCCAGCTATGTAAGGTGGTGAGGACTGAATGAGTtatgctcctgcctcagggcatTCTCGCCTGCTGCCCTctctttctggaatgttctttTCCAAAATGCCTGATGGTCTACCTCTTTCAGGTTTGTTTTTCTCGGAGGTCCTTGTTGCTTTTCCCATTTAAAACAATAGTCTGGCCACTGACCATCCCTTTACTGTCATTTTTCTGGAAGGCTCTCCGCTCCGTCTGACATAATCTTCCTTTTCTACCCATGAGATGCTAAGTTCCATGAGAACAGGGGCTTTCCATTACCTCTATAGCCTCAATTCCAGAACAGCATCCAGCCAATCTTTGCTGAGTGAAAGAATGCCTGTAAAATACTTAGCATCATTCCTAGCACAATAGGTGTGCAGATAAGTGGAATTTTCGGCCCAACAGCGATTGGTCTGCTGCTTACAGGGACATTTCACCTCCGAGTTGACGTTTCCTCGTGTGAGCAGGAACTGGCCTGACACACATGGTCCCCTTGAagattaaagaaagaaatgaacaggAAGGACGGAGCATGGCGTGAAGTTTTCAGCACATAGTAGCTGTGATCTTCGTGattagaaaaatcataaatataaatatgttataaTAATATGCAGATTCTCAGCCAGTGTAAGTGAAAATTGGTCAGGTCATAGACTCCGCTGGCTATAGAAAGGATAGAACAGGATAAGGGCAACGTATACTTTCTTTCCCTGCTGACATCAGCTTCTCTCCTAGCAAACAAGCTTCAGGATTTAATTGTTTTCTGATTAATAATTGTTGTCATTTATTGAAGCGTTGGCATGGACCAGACACTATGATAGATTCCCTCCATGTCAGAATTTGATGCATTTTTTTGATCCATGATGGTGCTATTTTCCCCGTATTATAGATGAACTCAGagctagttagtggcagagctgaaATGCAAAACCTGGTTTGCTCAGTGCTCTCAACCAGTGTAGACCAGTAGTAGATTTAGCTCTGCAACTATTACTAGCAGATAATGTGTCAGCTAATTGCCAGGAACAGTTCATAAATGCATCACCTATCTGAACTCATTTTCTCCTAACAGCCCAGCAGGTGGGTACTATTACTTCtactttacagttgaggaaatgaggcacagagcagttgagtaacttgcccaaggccactatgctaagaaatagaagatttgggATTTAAATACTGATGGGCTGCTAGTCACACTCTCAGCTAGTGTACTGTTCTGGGAAATGGGAGGACAGATATGCAGACAGTTGGGCAAAGCACATTTTCTAGATCATTCCACACAGTAAGGGATAGCCACACGTTGCTATTTCTTagttaaaacagaataaaattaaagacaGCTTTTCAGTTGCATCAGCCACATTTCAAGGTCCCGTCGGCACCTGTGGCTAATGATCACTGGacttccatcatcacagaaagttctatgaATAGCACTGGTCTAGGTGCAACTCTCCCCGAGCAGGACATAGACCTGAGTGGTCATATTGATATGAGGAGCTTCTAAAAGAGTTTATCCAAGTATTGATGATTAACCAGATTCAGGTCCTGCCATTTTAGATGGCTGAGTGACTTCTGGGTGAGACATCCTCAAACAGTTATCTGGGATCCTGACAGTTTTGGGAATCATACCAAGCCCTGGCAATAGGGATACGGCGAACCAGCATCTGGTTTAGAGTGAGCTTGCAGAGGTGCAGTACTTACCTGCTGGGGTTTATGGGCTGTGCCTCAGTGACTTCGTCCTTTGAGAAGATCTCTTTGACACTCAGTCGAATTTTCTGCAAATGCTGACAGTactggagacagaaagaagacacGAGCAAGTCCATTTGCTGGTTGATTGGAAGCCACACTTCTTGGAAAGGTTCCAAGGCCAGCCGAACAAACTCTTCATCTTGAGTCTCAAAAAGGCAGTGGAAGGAGTCCAGGATGTCTAGCGGCGAGGGGGCCTTGGCCTGTTTACCTAACAGAGAGACCCACTGCAGAAGCTCCTGCTTTATCTCCAGGGGGACACGGCAACCGAGCAGCGTCTCCAGCTTGCTCATCGACTTTCTGTTCATGAGGCCAAACAAGAAACGCTTCATCTGAAGCAAGTGGGGGTTCCAGTCAATTTGTGTAAGCTCCATCAGGCTCCTTACATTCCCGATGGACAGGGGGTACGGATCACGGTCTCTTTCAATTCCCTCTAGAACATAGCACAAGGCAGCACAGAACTCCTGCAAGCTGAGGTGAAAGAAAGTGTAACATCTCTTGTCAAGAATGTCCTGGGGAAGAACTTTCATACGAAACAGGGTGGAGAGTTCGGACTCCTCTAGCCCATGAAAACCCAGGTCATCGCCGTAAAATACGAACTTCATATGCCACACTCCCTCCAAAGCCATAAGGCACAGGCCCTTCAAGACAGCTTGTTCTTTCTGATTGAGACAGCGCTGGGCTTCGTTTTGTGGAGTGAGCTGATGGAACATAAAAGTGGCATACAGGCTCGTGAAAGTTTGGCAAGTTGCAGAAAGGTCATTTCTCTCCGCCTGCTGCAGAGCCACACAGATCAACGAGCACACGTCAAAAACTTGGCACTTATCAAACAGCTGGTCATTATCCATCACTGAATTTAAGATGTGTAACTTTTGATGCTCATCCTTAACGTGCTCGGAGATCATCTTGATCCTCTGTTCCACCGAGATTCCCCCAACTAATAGGTAACGGGGCGACACGATCTCCGACTTGAGCTTCCCTACCCCCACGTCTCGGATGGTGATCATCAGGGAACACTCCGGGAGGAGAACCTTCTTCAGGAGGCTGCGCATCAGGACAGACACGGGCTGCTTCTCAGCCCAGTCTCTGCAGGTCTTCTCGTCGCCATCCTTGAGGACAAAGCCCAGGTCGTCAAAACTGTCAAGGACAAACAGGAGCTTCTCTGGCTGGGACATGATTGCTGACACTGGAGCCTGGGAGTCTGGCCACTCCCGGGAAATTAACTCTGCAagactcccctcccccagccactGTATCTCTCTCGCATGGAGGAAGAAGACGTAGGAGAACATTCCCTTGTAGAGCTGATCTTGCGCCCAGTACAGCATGACCCTTCTGGCCAAGATTGATTTCCCAGTTCCGGATTTTCCATGCAGAACCACAGTGCGAGGCTGGGAGCCGCTCCCATCCGGATGAAATGCACCAACCAAAATTTGCATCTGTGGCCAGTGGGTGACAGATTCTTCAAAAGGGAGGATCATGTCCAAGTCGGCGGAGAATTTAGTCATCACGTGATGCTTGTAATCCCATTTGCCTAAATTGGAGAGGAGAGGgtaggaaaacacacacacacacacacacacacacacacacacacgcacaggaAATAGTTTGAAGAAAGTCTAGattttagttattaaaaaaaaaaaaaaagaatcctggaCCCAGAATCAGTGGCTCTTAAATCAGATGGGCTACATACACGGACCTGTTGTTACACCTAGCAATGCACCTAAAATTTAAGAAGCTTGCGGTGGTCTTCAAAGACCACTTACTCAAAAGCTCAAGATCATTCTACAAAATAGCTCTATCTTCACTTTGTCTCTCTAAGCTGATTTCTTTTCAGCACTTAATAGCcgacattttatgcatttttgtttgcttattgtcAGTTTCCCCCAACAGACTCTAAGCAGGCTTTCTCATTCACTGTGGTGTCTTCGCTATCTGGTATACTGTAGACACTCAATTGTTTGTTAATGAAACTGTGTGTGCGAAAGGCAGAATGTTGGGGAACTGAGGGTGCCAGCCTGCTCCGTTCAATACAATCAGCACCAGCCGCTTGTGACTATTTAAATGAGCTAAAGtggaataaaattaaagattcagTTCCTTGGTTGCACCAGCCGCATTTCAAGCGCTCAGCGGCACCCGTGGCTAGTGATCTGCCACGTAGGACAATGCGTTAAAGAATATTTTCAGCATCACAGAAAGTTCCATTGGACAGCAGAGCTCTAAACCCGCACGACACAGGCAGGACATAAACCTGAAGCAGCAGAGGTCCTGCTTGGAATTCCGAGCTCTGCTGGGTAGTATCTGTGTGATTTGGGACGAGTTGCcttttctctgggcctcagtttccccaactatGAGAAAAACACCTCACAGGCTTGTGatggagataaaagaaagaacatgcatgttaataatagggtggtatatggagaaaatacaactaatgcaaattatgggctatagttaacagtaacattctaatattcttgcatcaattgtagcaaacgtactataccaatgctaagtctcaataataggaggggataaggggtatgggatttttgtttcttttggtgcaatgagaatgttctcaaactgattgtggtaatgaatgcacaactctgtgattatacagaaagccattgattgtatactttggatgtgttgtacggtgtgtgaataaaactttaaaaaaaaaaatgaaagtgcaTTCAACATTTATTAGGACAGGACCTGGCAAAAATGATTAGCATCTATTATCATAATAGACCATAATTCTTTTACAATACCCTGTTTCGTTCTCATTCCAATCATAAACTGtaattcttttatgtatttaattattGTCTAGCCCTAGCTTACAGTGTAATCACTATGAGAAAAGCACCTTGTCTTTTTACCTCTGCACCTCCAGTCTCTGCAACAGTCTCCAGTATCATGTAACAGGTACTCAACGAACACGAAAGAATTAATATCCTGAGTCCTTACGTTTGGTGGTACTAGATTACCTTTAAAATGACAGGGCTAGCGAGATTCTCTCTGTACAAGGGTATAAGCTGATTCCTTGTACAAAACATTTACACATCACGTCTAAGTCGTCCGTATTTTGTATTGAGGAAAGCCATTAACAGATTTTGTAATAAGACAACAGGAAGCAGCTCCTGAGATCTAAGAGCCTCCATTCACTGAGCCAGAATTGTGCATTTTCCTCTGACAGAGGACATGCCACTCTACTGGGCTGTAGGTTCTTATGGCGATAAGGAGACACCAGGAAGGCAGTCGGCAACGGAACCCAGGCCCTCTTTGCCTCTCCTTCAGCAACCTCTTCCTCGTCCATGCATTTAATTACGTCTGTGCTGTTGTCTTCTTCCCTAAAACCCAGGCCCTTATGTCTAACTCTCTGCCTGAATGGGTCAAAGGGATCTCAAATTCAGTGCATTAAAAACTCATTTCAACACATGCATCTGTGgtgaactgatttttgacaggagCACCAGGTCCACTCTGGGGatagagtagtctcttcaacaaatgatgctgagaaaactggatagcaacatgcaaaagaatgaagttagacccttACCTACaccatatataaatattaactcaagATGTAtcagtgacctaaatataagagttaaaacaAGCTCAGAAGAAAACGGGGAAACCTATATGAatttggatttggcaatgagTTCTTAGATAATGAATataaaagcatgagcaaaaaaaatagataaattggactacaCCACTGTTAAAAATCACTACTacttaaataattttgaatgtacttgacattatcaagaaattgaaaagaacctacaaaatgggagaaaatagttgc
Proteins encoded:
- the NLRP5 gene encoding NACHT, LRR and PYD domains-containing protein 5, with the translated sequence MEEIELPSFSIYGLQWCFKELDKEEFQRFKELLMEETSELAKGHFPWFEVMNANTECLASLLHEYYIAPLAWKVSINIFEKMNLSELAEKAKDEMEKYTQDEILEDSEPIEFDEGPSKEVVPGKWDYKHHVMTKFSADLDMILPFEESVTHWPQMQILVGAFHPDGSGSQPRTVVLHGKSGTGKSILARRVMLYWAQDQLYKGMFSYVFFLHAREIQWLGEGSLAELISREWPDSQAPVSAIMSQPEKLLFVLDSFDDLGFVLKDGDEKTCRDWAEKQPVSVLMRSLLKKVLLPECSLMITIRDVGVGKLKSEIVSPRYLLVGGISVEQRIKMISEHVKDEHQKLHILNSVMDNDQLFDKCQVFDVCSLICVALQQAERNDLSATCQTFTSLYATFMFHQLTPQNEAQRCLNQKEQAVLKGLCLMALEGVWHMKFVFYGDDLGFHGLEESELSTLFRMKVLPQDILDKRCYTFFHLSLQEFCAALCYVLEGIERDRDPYPLSIGNVRSLMELTQIDWNPHLLQMKRFLFGLMNRKSMSKLETLLGCRVPLEIKQELLQWVSLLGKQAKAPSPLDILDSFHCLFETQDEEFVRLALEPFQEVWLPINQQMDLLVSSFCLQYCQHLQKIRLSVKEIFSKDEVTEAQPINPSSPQGRIAVAEWWRRLCSVLSSLVNLRLLDLSCSVLSEWAMKSLCAKLRHPTCKIETLILKDAQIALGLQHLWAILITNRNLKLLNLEGTCLKDGDVEAACAALKHRNCFLESLRLNSCGLTHTCCLMISRALVVCTSLKSLSLTGNNVTDKGLRPLCEALKYPTCNLQKLALGHCGLTESSCQDLAIVFIINQNLTRLYLAGNNLGNDGVKALCRFIKHPSCYLQRLILNQCNLQVASCGFLALALISNRSLTHLSLSLNTLQDDGMNLLCEVMREPYCHLQDLEVVGCCLSATCCEGLSSVVTRSSRLASLDLSSNDLGDRGVIALCEGLKQETSALRRLGLEACALSSASCEALSSALCHNRNLTSLKLMQNHFSGAGLTKLCMAFQCPTSSLQVVGMWKMLFTRQQKSLLEEVKRLKPNFVIDENWYALDEDDRFWWQN